Proteins from a genomic interval of Afifella aestuarii:
- a CDS encoding AAA family ATPase has product MNASASRETLVVNILGGPGVGKSTFAAGLFSDLKRRHIACELVTEVTKRRIWQGRPHAIANKITILGEQWAPVEELLGKVDVIVVDGCVLLASVYAAPHYPTAFHELCIWCHKNVRRLDVLIARPQAEYETFGRLESGEEALRIDARVEDLVRAHADDEVIAVADHDDGRTNLVGAILQRIAAD; this is encoded by the coding sequence ATGAACGCCTCCGCTTCGCGCGAAACCCTCGTGGTTAATATCCTGGGAGGTCCGGGCGTCGGCAAATCGACATTCGCCGCGGGGCTCTTTTCCGACCTGAAGCGGCGTCATATCGCCTGCGAGCTCGTGACCGAGGTGACCAAGAGGCGCATCTGGCAAGGCCGACCGCATGCGATCGCCAACAAGATCACCATTCTCGGCGAGCAATGGGCCCCCGTCGAAGAGCTTCTCGGCAAGGTCGATGTGATTGTGGTCGATGGATGCGTGCTTTTGGCGAGCGTCTATGCTGCGCCCCATTATCCCACGGCCTTCCACGAGCTTTGCATCTGGTGCCACAAGAACGTCCGCCGCCTCGACGTTCTGATCGCCCGCCCGCAGGCGGAGTACGAGACCTTCGGCCGGCTTGAGAGCGGTGAAGAGGCGCTGAGAATCGATGCGCGCGTCGAAGATCTGGTCCGCGCCCATGCCGACGACGAGGTCATCGCCGTTGCTGACCACGACGACGGGCGCACAAACCTTGTTGGCGCGATCCTTCAGCGGATCGCTGCGGATTGA